ATTCCGTAAACTACCCAGTTGGCTGGGTTAAACAGGAGGCCATATGCGATACTTGCCACTGAGATGATGAATATTAAATAACTTGAAATTTGTAATTTATCCATTATTTCACCGATTATCAGATTTTATTTTAAATTTCACAGTTTCAATTAATAACTTTAATCTTAGAACGGTTTATTTATGATTAAAAGTATTTCAATCACTCTAACAATCACCAGAAGTGAACTTAAGTGTATGATTAGGAGAAAGGGGGAACCAGGAGTTCGGAACATCTCTGCTTTGGTTGCATAAAAGGGTGCTACTCCAGTTTCACCAGCCACTCCAATGAATAGAAGGAGTGAACCAAAGATCATCATAAAAGTGGTGGGTATTTTTACGATTTCTAATAGGCTGATGGTTCCAGCTGATGCTAATATCATAGCTGCACCGCCAAATAAGGGTAAAGTAGCAATCATAGCTACTAAACCATACTGAAACGCAGCATCCAGAACATCAACTTGTTTAACTGCGGCTACAATACCAATATTAACTATGCCTATCAAACAAACAAATAATGTGAAGTTAAAGAGGTCTCCGGTGATCATTGCACCTGCAGTAGCCAAACCACACACAATCGCTAGGAATCTTCTTATTTTGAATTCATTTTTATCTACTTTCACTTCTCTGTCCTTTAAAGTAC
This region of Methanobacterium sp. genomic DNA includes:
- a CDS encoding DUF788 domain-containing protein yields the protein MDKLQISSYLIFIISVASIAYGLLFNPANWVVYG